Proteins encoded by one window of Mustela erminea isolate mMusErm1 chromosome 5, mMusErm1.Pri, whole genome shotgun sequence:
- the LOC116591933 gene encoding uncharacterized protein LOC116591933 isoform X2 yields MSSSTKIVLNKRNENFSVVSEKPQKNGWWEGSVRPAAVGHEGREMDRLERSGLWGKKKPRLEEEKAGSELQQILPSDARGNPRQQRKGRPPKLAQWLTGFSGRFLRNKRPRNVFHLTENSKGFCSRVHHFVQYLLYVPALQMSLWAPGGDWAQQEVCLDPQGFLELVQDGWFLEACQSISRLEEEGQDCGAQYEAVARSMWQVVQQALDGTGPSQELEQKLRAVLATVEWTQDQHERRKASAPQDSGVATWAGQLNKLLRNDAETQVPTLGPKDQLDLYLEKLDKAVRQGLGSPRASRLGTCLWEVYRTYFHEVLLGRLSELTQSCGADLKSCQVLYTWGKTNLFEQPGETLAKACRTSWEPVVGHLLDPLMFVTWMSQMQQMLVGLIQEELRKHLDRVLFYDLKKWAQCSHPTFLDVFQLLEEGMNAAHPMGLPISSQVQGMILETFSDFLKSYQQKAVGFIQQNAVAGAFPELHVLANCCILRETWQELTQKRDPLVDLGPCVQGTIHDIEDHSRDHLLPRVRALCQSLLRDHFGQKNKGLVGALQFPWQGLEGCPTVHSTATYELSPRPLHLFVLLGEQRTMRRLHMVVFGEYVLALATHLKMLEPRKWEGLQHQVQTDTRALHNIFTKHRDLSLAHPKEPIMEIFQSTEHKNKETVDDWLASFRDRFPGYVSTQDQPCSSVDLEEIKVYRRSCCRCC; encoded by the exons GCTGGTGGGAGGGCTCTGTAAGGCCGGCTGCTGTCGGACACGAAGGCAGAGAGATGGACCGGCTGGAAAGAAGTGGCCTCTGGGGCAAGAAGAAACCCAggctggaagaagagaaagcaggcagcGAGCTCCAACAAATCCTGCCCAGTGATGCCCGGGGGAACCCGAGGCAACAGCGCAAGGGCCGTCCTCCAAAGCTGGCACAGTGGCTCACAGGGTTTTCGGGACGATTCCTCAGAAACAAAAGACCCCGCAATGTTTTTCATCTGACAGAAAATTCCAAAG GTTTTTGCTCACGTGTTCATCATTTCGTGCAGTATTTACTGTACGTGCCAGCCTTGCAAATGTCACTCTGGGCGCCTGGAGGGGACTGGGCACAGCAAGAAGTGTGCCTGGACCCCCAAG gCTTCCTGGAGTTGGTCCAGGATGGGTGGTTCCTGGAGGCCTGCCAGAGCATCTCCAGgttggaggaggaagggcaggactGCGGCGCCCAGTATGAGGCTGTGGCCCGGAGCATGTGGCAGGTTGTCCAGCAGGCTCTGGATGGCACCGGGCCCAGCCAGGAGCTGGAGCAGAAGCTCCGGGCGGTGCTGGCCACTGTGGAGTGGACACAGGACCAGCATGAAAGGCGGAAGGCCAGTGCCCCCCAGGACAGCGGAGTGGCCACCTGGGCTGGTCAGCTGAATAAGCTACTGAGAAATGATGCTGAGACCCAAGTGCCCACCCTGGGCCCCAAGGACCAGCTGGACCTGTACCTGGAGAAGCTAGACAAGGCAGTGAGACAGGGCCTGGGGTCCCCGCGGGCGAGCCGGTTGGGGACCTGCCTCTGGGAGGTCTACAGGACGTACTTCCACGAGGTTCTCCTTGGCCGCCTCTCCGAGCTCACTCAGTCCTGCGGTGCCGACTTGAAAAGCTGTCAGGTCCTGTACACCTGGGGCAAGACCAACTTGTTCGAGCAGCCTGG GGAGACACTTGCAAAAGCGTGCCGGACCTCCTGGGAGCCAGTGGTTGGGCACCTCCTGGACCCCCTGATGTTTGTTACTTGGATGTCCCAAATGCAGCAGATGCTGGTAGGGCTGATCCAG GAAGAGTTGAGAAAGCATCTAGACAGAGTCCTGTTCTACGATCTGAAAAAGTGGGCCCAGTGTTCCCACCCAACGTTTCTCGACGTTTTCCAG CTGCTGGAAGAAGGCATGAATGCAGCACACCCCATGGGACTACCTATTAGTAGCCAGGTGCAAGGGATGATTCTGGAAACATTTTCAGACTTTCTGAAAAG CTACCAGCAGAAGGCTGTCGGCTTCATCCAGCAGAACGCGGTCGCTGGGGCCTTCCCGGAGCTGCACGTGCTGGCAAACTGCTGCATCCTCAG GGAAACGTGGCAGGAGCTGACCCAGAAACGGGATCCGCTGGTGGATCTGGGCCCCTGTGTGCAAGGGACCATCCATGACATTGAGGACCACAGCCGGGATCACCTCCTGCCTAGAGTCAGAGCCTTGTGCCAG AGTCTGCTGAGGGACCACTTCGGGCAGAAGAACAAGGGTCTGGTTGGAGCTCTGCAGTTCCCGTGGCAGGGCCTGGAGGGCTGCCCCACCGTGCACTCCACTGCCACGTACGAG CTTTCCCCCAGGCCTCtccatctctttgttcttttgggGGAGCAGAGAACCATGCGACGTTTGCACATGGTGGTCTTTGGGGAGTATGTCCTTGCCCTGGCCACCCACCTCAAGATGCTGGAGCCCAGGAAGTGGGAGGGCCTGCAGCATCAGGTGCAGACAGACACCAGGGCTCTGCACAACATCTTCACGAAGCACAGG GACCTCAGCTTGGCCCACCCGAAGGAGCCCATCATGGAGATCTTCCAGTCCACTGAGCACAAGAACAAGGAGACCGTGGATGACTGGCTGGCCTCCTTCCGGGACAGATTCCCGGGTTATGTGAG CACACAGGACCAGCCATGCAGCTCTGTGGACTTGGAGGAGATCAAGGTTTATAGAAGGtcctgctgccgctgctgctga
- the LOC116591933 gene encoding uncharacterized protein LOC116591933 isoform X8 produces the protein MSSSTKIVLNKRNENFSVVSEKPQKNGWWEGSVRPAAVGHEGREMDRLERSGLWGKKKPRLEEEKAGSELQQILPSDARGNPRQQRKGRPPKLAQWLTGFSGRFLRNKRPRNVFHLTENSKGFCSRVHHFVQYLLYVPALQMSLWAPGGDWAQQEVCLDPQGFLELVQDGWFLEACQSISRLEEEGQDCGAQYEAVARSMWQVVQQALDGTGPSQELEQKLRAVLATVEWTQDQHERRKASAPQDSGVATWAGQLNKLLRNDAETQVPTLGPKDQLDLYLEKLDKAVRQGLGSPRASRLGTCLWEVYRTYFHEVLLGRLSELTQSCGADLKSCQVLYTWGKTNLFEQPGRETLAKACRTSWEPVVGHLLDPLMFVTWMSQMQQMLVGLIQEELRKHLDRVLFYDLKKWAQCSHPTFLDVFQLLEEGMNAAHPMGLPISSQVQGMILETFSDFLKSYQQKAVGFIQQNAVAGAFPELHVLANCCILRETWQELTQKRDPLVDLGPCVQGTIHDIEDHSRDHLLPRVRALCQGRWSPFTMSQSLCLPTFVSPELWLPHTTENAVPEDTQGLAPELTS, from the exons GCTGGTGGGAGGGCTCTGTAAGGCCGGCTGCTGTCGGACACGAAGGCAGAGAGATGGACCGGCTGGAAAGAAGTGGCCTCTGGGGCAAGAAGAAACCCAggctggaagaagagaaagcaggcagcGAGCTCCAACAAATCCTGCCCAGTGATGCCCGGGGGAACCCGAGGCAACAGCGCAAGGGCCGTCCTCCAAAGCTGGCACAGTGGCTCACAGGGTTTTCGGGACGATTCCTCAGAAACAAAAGACCCCGCAATGTTTTTCATCTGACAGAAAATTCCAAAG GTTTTTGCTCACGTGTTCATCATTTCGTGCAGTATTTACTGTACGTGCCAGCCTTGCAAATGTCACTCTGGGCGCCTGGAGGGGACTGGGCACAGCAAGAAGTGTGCCTGGACCCCCAAG gCTTCCTGGAGTTGGTCCAGGATGGGTGGTTCCTGGAGGCCTGCCAGAGCATCTCCAGgttggaggaggaagggcaggactGCGGCGCCCAGTATGAGGCTGTGGCCCGGAGCATGTGGCAGGTTGTCCAGCAGGCTCTGGATGGCACCGGGCCCAGCCAGGAGCTGGAGCAGAAGCTCCGGGCGGTGCTGGCCACTGTGGAGTGGACACAGGACCAGCATGAAAGGCGGAAGGCCAGTGCCCCCCAGGACAGCGGAGTGGCCACCTGGGCTGGTCAGCTGAATAAGCTACTGAGAAATGATGCTGAGACCCAAGTGCCCACCCTGGGCCCCAAGGACCAGCTGGACCTGTACCTGGAGAAGCTAGACAAGGCAGTGAGACAGGGCCTGGGGTCCCCGCGGGCGAGCCGGTTGGGGACCTGCCTCTGGGAGGTCTACAGGACGTACTTCCACGAGGTTCTCCTTGGCCGCCTCTCCGAGCTCACTCAGTCCTGCGGTGCCGACTTGAAAAGCTGTCAGGTCCTGTACACCTGGGGCAAGACCAACTTGTTCGAGCAGCCTGG CAGGGAGACACTTGCAAAAGCGTGCCGGACCTCCTGGGAGCCAGTGGTTGGGCACCTCCTGGACCCCCTGATGTTTGTTACTTGGATGTCCCAAATGCAGCAGATGCTGGTAGGGCTGATCCAG GAAGAGTTGAGAAAGCATCTAGACAGAGTCCTGTTCTACGATCTGAAAAAGTGGGCCCAGTGTTCCCACCCAACGTTTCTCGACGTTTTCCAG CTGCTGGAAGAAGGCATGAATGCAGCACACCCCATGGGACTACCTATTAGTAGCCAGGTGCAAGGGATGATTCTGGAAACATTTTCAGACTTTCTGAAAAG CTACCAGCAGAAGGCTGTCGGCTTCATCCAGCAGAACGCGGTCGCTGGGGCCTTCCCGGAGCTGCACGTGCTGGCAAACTGCTGCATCCTCAG GGAAACGTGGCAGGAGCTGACCCAGAAACGGGATCCGCTGGTGGATCTGGGCCCCTGTGTGCAAGGGACCATCCATGACATTGAGGACCACAGCCGGGATCACCTCCTGCCTAGAGTCAGAGCCTTGTGCCAG GGCAGGTGGAGTCCCTTCACTATGTCCCAGAGCCTCTGCCTGCCCACCTTTGTCTCCCCTGAGCTGTGGCTGCCACATACCACAGAGAATGCAGTCCCCGAGGATACCCAGGGCCTGGCCCCAGAGCTGACGTCTTGA
- the LOC116591933 gene encoding uncharacterized protein LOC116591933 isoform X7, which yields MSSSTKIVLNKRNENFSVVSEKPQKNGWWEGSVRPAAVGHEGREMDRLERSGLWGKKKPRLEEEKAGSELQQILPSDARGNPRQQRKGRPPKLAQWLTGFSGRFLRNKRPRNVFHLTENSKGFCSRVHHFVQYLLYVPALQMSLWAPGGDWAQQEVCLDPQGFLELVQDGWFLEACQSISRLEEEGQDCGAQYEAVARSMWQVVQQALDGTGPSQELEQKLRAVLATVEWTQDQHERRKASAPQDSGVATWAGQLNKLLRNDAETQVPTLGPKDQLDLYLEKLDKAVRQGLGSPRASRLGTCLWEVYRTYFHEVLLGRLSELTQSCGADLKSCQVLYTWGKTNLFEQPGRETLAKACRTSWEPVVGHLLDPLMFVTWMSQMQQMLVGLIQEELRKHLDRVLFYDLKKWAQCSHPTFLDVFQLLEEGMNAAHPMGLPISSQVQGMILETFSDFLKSYQQKAVGFIQQNAVAGAFPELHVLANCCILRCEQGRPACGRGQWAGPVGGAGRRQWEQAGQAAGPSGPRGEAGEHPRVREAGEHPRVRAGTPAVSGPGCLRQRSLPPYLRHFKPRGYNRPSIGQREQWMG from the exons GCTGGTGGGAGGGCTCTGTAAGGCCGGCTGCTGTCGGACACGAAGGCAGAGAGATGGACCGGCTGGAAAGAAGTGGCCTCTGGGGCAAGAAGAAACCCAggctggaagaagagaaagcaggcagcGAGCTCCAACAAATCCTGCCCAGTGATGCCCGGGGGAACCCGAGGCAACAGCGCAAGGGCCGTCCTCCAAAGCTGGCACAGTGGCTCACAGGGTTTTCGGGACGATTCCTCAGAAACAAAAGACCCCGCAATGTTTTTCATCTGACAGAAAATTCCAAAG GTTTTTGCTCACGTGTTCATCATTTCGTGCAGTATTTACTGTACGTGCCAGCCTTGCAAATGTCACTCTGGGCGCCTGGAGGGGACTGGGCACAGCAAGAAGTGTGCCTGGACCCCCAAG gCTTCCTGGAGTTGGTCCAGGATGGGTGGTTCCTGGAGGCCTGCCAGAGCATCTCCAGgttggaggaggaagggcaggactGCGGCGCCCAGTATGAGGCTGTGGCCCGGAGCATGTGGCAGGTTGTCCAGCAGGCTCTGGATGGCACCGGGCCCAGCCAGGAGCTGGAGCAGAAGCTCCGGGCGGTGCTGGCCACTGTGGAGTGGACACAGGACCAGCATGAAAGGCGGAAGGCCAGTGCCCCCCAGGACAGCGGAGTGGCCACCTGGGCTGGTCAGCTGAATAAGCTACTGAGAAATGATGCTGAGACCCAAGTGCCCACCCTGGGCCCCAAGGACCAGCTGGACCTGTACCTGGAGAAGCTAGACAAGGCAGTGAGACAGGGCCTGGGGTCCCCGCGGGCGAGCCGGTTGGGGACCTGCCTCTGGGAGGTCTACAGGACGTACTTCCACGAGGTTCTCCTTGGCCGCCTCTCCGAGCTCACTCAGTCCTGCGGTGCCGACTTGAAAAGCTGTCAGGTCCTGTACACCTGGGGCAAGACCAACTTGTTCGAGCAGCCTGG CAGGGAGACACTTGCAAAAGCGTGCCGGACCTCCTGGGAGCCAGTGGTTGGGCACCTCCTGGACCCCCTGATGTTTGTTACTTGGATGTCCCAAATGCAGCAGATGCTGGTAGGGCTGATCCAG GAAGAGTTGAGAAAGCATCTAGACAGAGTCCTGTTCTACGATCTGAAAAAGTGGGCCCAGTGTTCCCACCCAACGTTTCTCGACGTTTTCCAG CTGCTGGAAGAAGGCATGAATGCAGCACACCCCATGGGACTACCTATTAGTAGCCAGGTGCAAGGGATGATTCTGGAAACATTTTCAGACTTTCTGAAAAG CTACCAGCAGAAGGCTGTCGGCTTCATCCAGCAGAACGCGGTCGCTGGGGCCTTCCCGGAGCTGCACGTGCTGGCAAACTGCTGCATCCTCAGGTGCGAGCAGGGGCGGCCCGCGTGTGGGCGGGGCCA GTGGGCGGGGCcggtgggcggggccgggcggcgcCAGTGGGAGCAGGCGGGCCAGGCGGCAGGTCCGAGTGGACCGCGTGGAGAAGCGGGCGAGCACCCCCGTGTGCGTGAGGCGGGCGAACACCCCCGTGTGCGTGCGGGAACGCCAGCTGTCAGTGGCCCTGGTTGCCTCCGGCAGAGGAGTCTCCCACCGTACCTTCGGCATTTTAAGCCACGGGGATACAACCGTCCGTCAATAGGTCAGAGAGAACAGTGGATGGGGTAG